The Macaca fascicularis isolate 582-1 chromosome 11, T2T-MFA8v1.1 genome includes a region encoding these proteins:
- the TMDD1 gene encoding transmembrane and death domain protein 1, whose protein sequence is MEARTPAGAFVLALWVWAWAPAGAVDAMGPHAAVRLAELLTPEECGHFRSLLEAPEPDVEGELSRLSEDRLARPEPLNTTSGSPSPRRRRRRRRREAAEDPAGGAAGPGEVSDGCREALAAWLAPQAASLSWDRLARALRRSGRPDVARELGKNLHQQATLQLRKFGQRFLQQPGGAARAALAPALRPRRAAVSARDWDALELIVERLPQPLYERSPMGWAGPLALGLLTGFVGALGTGALLVLLTLWITGGDEAWPGSPSPLVTVQGCWETKPLLPKERGAPPGAWAANGPDSPSPHSAPALSCKMGAQSWESGALDGL, encoded by the coding sequence ATGGAGGCGCGGACTCCGGCGGGCGCCTTCGTCCTGGCGCTCTGGGTTTGGGCGTGGGCTCCGGCAGGGGCCGTGGACGCTATGGGCCCTCACGCAGCCGTCCGTCTGGCCGAACTGCTGACCCCGGAGGAGTGCGGCCATTTCCGGTCGCTCCTGGAGGCGCCCGAGCCCGACGTGGAGGGCGAGTTGTCCCGGCTTTCTGAGGACCGGCTGGCGCGGCCCGAGCCGCTCAACACCACGTCGGGGTCTCCGAgcccgcggcggcggcggcggcggcggcggcgagagGCTGCCGAGGACCCGGCAGGCGGGGCAGCCGGGCCCGGAGAGGTGTCCGACGGCTGCCGGGAGGCGCTGGCGGCCTGGCTGGCCCCCCAGGCCGCGTCCCTGTCCTGGGACCGCCTGGCCCGGGCCCTGCGGCGCAGCGGCCGCCCCGACGTGGCCAGGGAGCTGGGCAAGAACCTCCACCAGCAGGCGACGCTGCAGCTGCGCAAGTTCGGGCAGCGCTTCCTGCAGCAGCCCGGCGGCGCCGCCCGCGCGGCCCTTGCCCCGGCCCTGCGCCCCCGGCGTGCCGCGGTTTCAGCGCGGGACTGGGACGCCCTGGAGCTGATCGTGGAGCGCCTGCCGCAGCCCCTGTATGAGCGGAGCCCCATGGGTTGGGCGGGGCCACTGGCGCTCGGCCTCCTCACCGGTTTCGTGGGGGCGCTGGGCACCGGGGCGCTGCTCGTCCTGCTCACGCTGTGGATCACCGGAGGCGACGAGGCGTGGCCCGGCAGCCCCAGCCCGCTCGTCACGGTGCAGGGCTGTTGGGAAACAAAGCCGCTCCTTCCTAAAGAGCGGGGCGCACCCCCGGGAGCCTGGGCTGCAAATGGGCCAGATTCTCCCTCACCTCACAGTGCCCCTgccctcagctgtaaaatgggagcCCAGTCTTGGGAGAGTGGTGCTTTGGACGGTTTATAA